A region of Diceros bicornis minor isolate mBicDic1 chromosome 31, mDicBic1.mat.cur, whole genome shotgun sequence DNA encodes the following proteins:
- the LARGE2 gene encoding LOW QUALITY PROTEIN: xylosyl- and glucuronyltransferase LARGE2 (The sequence of the model RefSeq protein was modified relative to this genomic sequence to represent the inferred CDS: deleted 2 bases in 1 codon), producing the protein MLPRGRPRALGAAALLLLLLLLLLLGFFQFGGDLERERRGRAGEGGGPGSCPCALTPRVPPDGRPRGAAALDGAPPADAGGHNRSDCVPPRPLPPKCELLHVAIVCAGHNSSRDVTTLVKSLLFYRKNPLHLHLVTDAVARSILEMLFHTWMVPAVWVSFYDADELKPQVSWIPNKHYSGLYRLMKLVLPGTLPLDLARVIVLDTDVTFASDIAELWALFAHFSDEQVIGLVENQSDWYLGNLWRNHRPWPALGRGFNTGVILLQLDRLRQAGWEQMWRLTATQELLTLPATSLADQDIFNAVIKEHPGLVQPLPCVWNVQLSDHTLAERCYSEASDLKVIHWNSPKKLHVKNKHVEFFRNLYLTFLEYDGNLLRRELFGCPSLPPPGAEQLQRALAQLDEEDACFEFRQQQLTVHRVHITFLPHEPPPAQPYDVTLVAQLSMDRLQMLEALCRHWPGPMSLALYLTDAEAQQFLRFVAASAVLSARQDVAYHVVYREGPLYPINQLRNVALAQALTPYVFLSDVDFLPAYSLYDYLRASIEQLELGSRRKAALVVPAFETLHYRFSFPSSKAELLALLDAGSLHTFRYHEWPRGHAPTDYARWREAQAPYRVQWAADYEPYVVVPRDCPRYDPRFVGFGWNKVAHIVELDAQEYELLVLPEAFAIHLPHAPSLDISRFRSSPTYRDCLQALKDEFHQDLSRHYGAAALKYLTALQQPRGPAT; encoded by the exons ATGCTGCCCCGAGGGCGCCCCCGGGCGCTGGGGGCCGccgcgctgctgctgctgctactgctgctgctgctgctcggaTTCTTCCAGTTCGGCGGGGACCTGGAGCGTGAGCGCCGCGGGCGGGCAGGCGAG GGGGGGGGCCCGGGATCCTGCCCCTGCGCGCTGACGCCACGTGTCCCCCCAGACGGCCGGCCGCGGGGGGCTGCTGCCCTCGACGGAGCCCCGCCGGCGGACGCTGGGGGCCACAACCGCTCCGACTGCGTCCCGCCGCGGCCGCTGCCGCCCAAGTGCGAG ctctTGCACGTGGCCATCGTGTGTGCGGGACATAACTCCAGCCGGGATGTCACCACCCTGGTGAAGTCTCTGCTCTTCTACAG GAAAAATCCACTGCACCTCCACTTGGTGACTGATGCCGTGGCCAGGAGCATCCTGGAGATGCTTTTCCACACATGGATGGTGCCCGCTGTCTGGGTCAGCTTCTACGACGCTGATGAGCTCAAG CCCCAGGTCTCCTGGATCCCCAACAAGCACTACTCTGGCCTCTACAGGCTAATGAAGCTGGTGCTGCCCGGCACTCTGCCCCTTGACCTGGCCCGTGTCATTGTGCTGGACACAGATGTCACCTTTGCCTCTGACATCGCAGAGCTCTGGGCGCTTTTTGCTCACTTTTCTG ACGAGCAGGTGATCGGTCTTGTGGAGAACCAGAGCGACTGGTACCTGGGCAACCTCTGGAGGAACCACAGGCCCTGGCCTGCCTTGGGCCGGGGCTTCAATACAG GCGTGATCCTCCTGCAGCTGGACCGGCTTCGGCAGGCTGGCTGGGAGCAGATGTGGAGGCTGACGGCTACGCAGGAGCTCCTCACCCTGCCTGCCACCTCGCTGGCCGACCAG GACATCTTCAATGCCGTCATCAAGGAGCACCCGGGGCTGGTGCAGCCCCTGCCCTGCGTCTGGAACGTGCAGCTGTCAGACCACACGCTGGCCGAGCGCTGCTACTCGGAGGCGTCTGATCTCAAG GTGATCCACTGGAACTCACCAAAGAAGCTGCATGTGAAGAACAAGCACGTGGAATTCTTCCGCAACCTCTACCTGACCTTCCTGGAGTACGATGGGAACCTGCTGCGGAGAGAGCTCTTTGGGTGCCCTAGCCTGCCCCCACCTGGGGCCGAGCAG TTGCAGCGGGCGCTGGCACAACTCGACGAGGAGGATGCCTGCTTCGAATTCCGGCAGCAGCAGCTCACTGTGCACCGTGTGCACATCACCTTCCTGCCCCATGAGCCGCCGCCCGCCCAGCCCTATGATGTCACCCTGGTGGCCCAGCTTTCCATGGACCG GCTGCAGATGCTGGAAGCCCTGTGCAGGCACTGGCCGGGCCCCATGAGCCTGGCCTTGTACCTGACAGACGCAGAGGCCCAGCAGTTCCTGCGTTTCGTCGCGGCCTCGGCGGTGCTTTCTGCCCGGCAGGATGTGGCTTACCATGTGGTGTACCGGGAGGGTCCCCTCTACCCCATCAACCAGCTTCGCAACGTGGCCTTGGCCCAGGCCCTCACGCCTTACGTCTTCCTCAGTGACGTTGACTTCCTGCCTGCCTACTCCCTCTACGACTACCTCAG AGCCTCCATCGAGCAGCTGGAGCTGGGCAGCAGGAGGAAGGCGGCTCTGGTGGTGCCAGCGTTTGAGACCCTGCACTACCGCTTCAGCTTCCCCAGTTCCAAGGCCGAACTGCTGGCCTTGCTGGACGCTGGCTCTCTCCACACCTTCAG GTACCACGAGTGGCCCCGGGGTCACGCGCCCACAGACTACGCCCGCTGGCGGGAGGCTCAGGCCCCATACCGTGTGCAATGGGCAGCCGACTACGAGCCCTACGTGGTGGTGCCACGTGACTGTCCCCGCTACGACCCCCGCTTTGTGGGCTTTGGCTGGAACAAGGTGGCCCACATCGTGGAGCTGGATGCACAG GAATATGAGCTCCTGGTGCTGCCGGAGGCCTTCGCCATCCACCTGCCACACGCCCCGAGCCTTGACATCTCTCGCTTCCGCTCCAGCCCCACCTATCGCGACTGCCTGCAGGCCCTCAAGGACGAGTTCCACCAGGACCTGTCCCGACACTACGGGGCTGCTGCTCTCAAATACCTCACGGCCCTGCAACAGCCCCGAGGCCCCGCCACCTGA